In Gadus morhua unplaced genomic scaffold, gadMor3.0, whole genome shotgun sequence, the sequence ttatcaaggctgagagtgcgtctgttcacgtgttattcatctatcccctttttgtattatactcgccccaaccctttggttcgaggagtagagggtttcgacagccgaggaacaagtcatcgaccaccaggtccactatagattattcaacctaagtctgtatctcgctgtacatcctggaataaaccatctattcaaccctctaatccaacctgtcaagctgctttgatttcgacttcaagaattactactacgactgaaaatacacaacgcagagtctgtccgaacagtttagaaataagctgaaatctaacatttggtgccgtgacaccgtcttgaagagagaggagtgagaagacgattgcctctgaagattgccctgtgaccgagaagagcgcgcgccctgcctgggaagacatctgatcaacgcctgccctgccgagggacccgcatccacaacgcggctgaaccagcgcatctctatgcaccacgtgggaatcaacggtgactgaatctcattccacactctcgaccaagggaaaagaacaagaaagtaatcttaaaataatcttcacacacataactgtgattattattattatttgttttactattaggctgcactacatttgctgagtaatgaagttgtgtcattaagagcttgacgaagtgagAACCTGTATTAGTGTTTAAGAGctcaataatcactgaatatacgctGTATGAATGGGAAAGACACGTGTATCTGGGTTAGattcctagaatctgggttagatTCCTAGAATAGGTGTATCTGGGTTAGattcctagaatctgggttagatTCCTAGAATAGGTGTATCTGGGTTAGATTCCTAGAGTCTGGGTTAGATTCCTAGAATAGAAATTGtcaagtgatttgttcatctttgctagtttgtcaatgttgatacaTGTCCTGAATATAACTTAAGACGTTTGGTTTGCtcaggggttttgttttacgacttgctggacaaggagtgaaaccgtatttgtattgaattactggtgaggttacatgaatcactagagtttttttgtttgtgctatgttgttttgatccccgccgaggaatcatctgtattgtttttttaatcgaagagggaaaaagtgtgccatcatctgttgttggcataccgagctccgtgggaggcgtctatttgtttcttcctaagcagcgattggtcgctagttttagttactttacagatagaaaaagatagaaaaaatgcagaaaggtaaaggcaggaagaaggcagaggaggaggaagaggatagcaatctgaaccaatggaacaagatttttttgaagtggaggttagagagattgatctttattcagttagcgagactctgtaacaaaaagagagatgaattggaaaagacaactgctctgaaaAAAATTAGAGAGCAAATCAAACTGCTTGCAGACGAAATTCGTTTGTTCAAGGATGAAGCGACTCGgaacaaagagcagaggaagttcacagacctacacacgacGCTAGTCGGAGAAGGACTGATAGCGGCCCACCCCCTCGACTCAGGGCCCTCTGAGGGGGGTGAccaaggaaaaggaggaggaacctTGGGAGTCTATGGTCGCATGTACCCCAAACTGCCATTGTGTGGCCCAGATGGGGAATACATCTTCCATGGTGGTTTACAGGAGTCGAGACACAGTGATCCGGTCATCTGCAGTACCCCCCACGTGCCACAgaagggaaatccatctgccccacctgacTATGCTAATTATGATGCGACCCAGACCCcacaacaatttccccaatTCGCCCCTGTCCCACCACATTCATTCCTTCAACATCCGAACCCCCGGGTACAGCAACCCCCCGAGGTGAGGCCTGGAGCAGTGATTAAGAATGAATCACTCAAtggaggatttgatgacaacatacaaccacacatgaAGACCACAGACGAGAAGAAGGAAATAGCCAGGGAACGACaaagattcccccagtccaacagggacagaggacgattcctcccgccagacagacagaaagaacttCGACCATGCCACAACTGTGGACAAAGTGGACACTGGCAAAGAGAATGTAAAGCCCCTCGAAAGATGTACCGTTGACCGCTCCAACGAGAGAGTAGGGCCAGAAACCGCTCAAACAAAATGAGGGAACGATGGAAGAAATTACAAGCGCAGAGTGCTGAAGAACTCAGCGACTGCACCGACTTGGAATGACACTCGTTAGATTTGCACGCACAACTAACTGATACGGGGTGAAGAGTAGAGGGAGTGTTTGAGTTGTTTGTTATTTCATCCTTTATTTTCACAAGAGGTTAGTCTTCGAAAGATGCTAGGACTTTTGTCACTGCCTATCTAAGTTCATGTTGGTTCATTCTTGACACAAACTGCctcagctttagaacattttgtttgttttggtttatttttgaacaaaggttcaatcattcattcacacaaggtttatttgaaaactatgatgactgattactgatataaccattttcgaatcaagcgatttatttttgtatgatcattttcattgtttatcgaatcattAAGACAATTACAAAACATAGTTGATCATCATTAATGTTgggaggctgtgacaatgcctcccccatgactgatactgcactttttctttgtttcatgtttcatcgtacctgggagatccaggagacacggacacttgttgagtccttgggatgagtccttgaactgaactgtgtctcagtgtttgtcctgacgccctactacgaactttcatcctcatcccccatcacacctgcggtggccatcaactggaaaataactctgttgcaactgctactcaaaaccaactgagtcatgcagtattgtctgtgatgttgttgtgccaagcagagggaggtgtctcgacagttgactttcttgattctttaaaaatgttttaatcatgagtaacataatgagtttgttattttctttattatagtggcctacacctggtttacttgtgtatgatttaAATTTACTTGtcctattgccttttatgctttctttcattgatttagttcattattaataggtcaccagaaaatacactgaattctctttttgttggtgatctttaaactatgtttagtatgatcaagagggaggaatgtagaatgtttggtgtattttagtgtctctcttattgttcacatttctagtctaggaacaggccagggcctctcatactgatacaaggtgttatccccaacattctgccattgttatgtctcaaggtAGGTTGAACCTGgcctccgggacatagccagggccaaataccttatcaaggctgagagtgcgtctgttcacgtgttattcatctatcccctttttgtattatactcgccccaaccctttggttcgaggagtagagggtttcgacagccgaggaacaagtcatcgaccaccaggtccactatagattattcaacctaagtctgtatctcgctgtacatcctggaataaaccatctattcaaccctctaatccaacctgtcaagctgctttgatttcgacttcaagaattactactacgactgaaaatacacaacgcagagtctgtccgaacagtttagaaataagctgaaatctaacacatctcaatagtgagtgtgtgatgtgatgaatcaaacagacacttacacttctttagagctggtttcagcctccacactccaccgtgctccacactggggggaacaaagtgagagcagcatgttgaaacattcaccttcatcatctgccgtctcatcacgttctacacaacatgagtgacagctgcctcttcaaaccacttcatctagcagcggcatgaatccttgtaggagactttgtccctgagtggtgagctgtcctctccatacctccACTCCATTCCTCACTGGTACCcactccagagaacacatcacacctgtcctccgtgaactccattggcttccaattaaacacagaatcaactacaaaatcttactcatcacctacaaggccctcaacagcctagcccccacctaccttgccgacctcctccatcaccacgccccctcccgattcctcaggtccatctctgccaacctgctacaagttccacggactgagcgacggacttggggtgatcgggccttctcagttgctgcccccaccctttggaattcactcccctcccacatcaaagtctctccaaccctctcttctttcaaatctgccctcaaaacataccttttcacactagccttccccacctaactcccaccttattcttcatgtttaacctctgtttttcttttattcctagtctgtctcacatagttttgatagggcaatatgtaaagcgtcttagagtaccatattaagcgctatataaatttcatttattattattattattattacctgagagtgtccagtctccagcgtggatcctccagtccagcagagagcagcgcagctccagagtctcctgggtgattgtagctcaggtccagctctctcagatgggaggggttggagctcagagatgaggccagagaagcacagccttcctgtgtgaccaggcagccagacaagctacacacacacacacacacacacacacacacacacacacacacacacacacacacacacacacacacacacacacacacacacacacacacacacacacacacacaatttattgtATCTGGTTGAGAGTCGTTTGTACTAAAGTAAccacatttatatttttgtattcattCCATTTGGAGGACAAGCTTTATTGATACTTCATGGAGACAAAGCTGTGTCACCCTGAGAGTctgagaacaggaagaggaagtggggagatTACATCATCACAGACAGCAGAAGTTCCTTCACTTAGATGTGAAATAGGATCTTAAACAAATGCTCCTTTCTCAATAGCTACAACTCAATGAGATATTGTTCAGTTAGAGTCAGGAgaagtctgctgtgtttggtaCGCTAAGAACGTTTCTTCACAGGTTCTAACATTGTGTAGAACCAGGGAGTGTTAGGTCAGCAGggaaaagagcaacagaaaTGCATCAGGCAGGAGCTGTACTTACTGGAAGCTAGAATAACcagtttgaagaagaggctgataactgacctgagagtttccagtgtacagtgtggactccccagtccagcagagagcagcttcactcctgaatcctgcagatcattggtactcaggtccagctctctcagactagaggagttggagctgagaactgaggccagagcttcacagcatctctctgacagttgacagccattgagccttcacacaaaataaacacaacctgtGAGGAACTGTAGTTAAATTATAGGATAATTATAAccagtttttttaaatacatgaaataataaataatatgaataacctGGATCTTAAAATATTAAGAAAAAGATTTCACACAGATGTTAAATGATCAAACAAAAATTATCATTATACTTCACCTAAACATACAGTTTTATCAATAGGTTGTTATTAACCTTCATGAAACAACTCTAAACCACACTTTACTGTCCGACTCCATGATAATcagaataataatattttacaacacattataccatcattaacaaactaagaATATAACGTGTACCTAAACTGTCATGcctacaaaaatataaatatgttgagTTATTCTTATGAAAACAATGTATTTATGACCTAACCTTTCTGGATGTAAATCTGTTTTTTGGTGTTATTGTTTGACCATTGgataaaactgacctgagagtttccagtgtacagtgtggactccccagtccagcagagagcagcttcactcctgaatcctgcagatcattggtactcaggaccagctctctcagactagaggagttggagctgagaactgaggccagagcttcacagcatctctctgacagttgacagccattgagccttcacacaaaataaacacaacctgtGAGGAACTGTAGTTAAATTATAGGAGAATTATAAccagtttttttaaatacattaaataataaataacatgaataaccTGGATCTTAAAATATTAAGAAAAAGATTTCACACAGATGTTAAATTAACAAACAAAAATTATCATTATACTTCACCTAAACATACAGTTTTATTAATAGGTTGTTATTAACCTTCATGAAACAACTCTAAACCACACTTTACTGTCTGACTCCATGATAATCAGAATAATAATGTtatacttaagcaatagatcacgccaggctgtggtatgtgctcattataccactgttaagggtcGTTGTCCGACCCCGAcacgcagcggagggccggctacccccttcacagtggtataatgagcacatgccactgactgaagtgatctattgcttttatacaatggttactattatggcgaaacgaaagtcatagtcacactacatttaaaaagaaaccaagaaagtcaaagtagccgttttcttaaagaatacaaaaaagtagtccctcctggctgacggtggctatgcaacacactttagcgtccctccgagagaaggctccgatagagcggttcgccggcaattatcctatggagcagttcactcgccgattttaggtttcagtgaactgtgctattgcttttatacaactattaaaattatggcaaaatgactccacacacacactagtaaaaatacggtttgacattttatttgcaATAATTAACATTTTAACTTAGACACTAAACAAGTTTATAGGCTACTATTTGCCTATTCGTTTATATTAATTTGTACGTTGCCATTGATATTGCAACTATTGAAAAATTGTCCGACATCAgtggttttaatttttttaagtgtggttgtgtgtgctgcGGCGTCGGCGATGATGTTGCTCCACTTTCTCCGGTCCCCAAGTTTCGGTTTCCAGTAGCTCTGGAGAGAGGTTTCGGACTTGTGTCCGCTTACGGCCATGATCTCCCTCGATGCTAGACCTGCGTCGGAAAGCATCTGGATAGTGGTGCTGCGGAGGCAGTGGTTGGTGTATCTCCGTGTCCCGGCCTGCTTGCATATTCTCGGCAACATTTTAGCGAGGTGATTTACACCCATTGGCTCTCGAGTGTACCTGCAACACAGTAAATACGTTTTTAGTTTTTATCATAATCTAGCCATAGCCTTGAAAAATATGGTCACCATTTATTTTACTTACCAGACTTCATTAGCACCGTAGATAATATTTTTTCTCGGGTGGACATAAAATACTTCTGCGTCTGGAGGTAGATGAGAGATGTATTTGAGGAGAGACGAGACGGGGCAGAGCGGGTCGCCTGGCAGTTGATACATGAACCCTCTTGTGCTCTCCCTATTTTTCCCTTGAGGATCATTGTGGTTCTTAGGATGTTCGTTGAAAGTTAGTGTGGCATATTTTAGACCATTTTCGTCAGATTTCACGGCGAAAGAGGACGGTTTCAGCTGTCGATTGCCCTCGTTTCCCCTCCGCCCGAAGTGCAGTTGAACGTCAAACCAAACTTTGTCCACAAGCCCCCCCGCTGTGCCAGGATCAAGTGATTTCTTCATGGCATTTGAGTCTTCTTCACAAATCGCCAAGTGGTGGACTGTGGTGTCTAGGCCCTTCTTCCTCATAGTTTTTACCACACCAGTGAAGACATTGTTGCGGGTAGTGAAGTCTGTGTTTTTGATGAGACACCAGGACAAACTGAGCGGTGGGTCGTTAATGTAGTGGTTGATGCCAGCCAGGAGACCGATGAAACTGCTTAATCCGTAGGTTT encodes:
- the LOC115539124 gene encoding uncharacterized protein LOC115539124 translates to MSVYITAMTPDHFVKVSLRALKRKPLQSIVRNFITQRFSLTMEEGIHQRGNISFDLREGLTTDEWLRQLSPEKEQNNSRHAELRKEEVDQLEKERNESNTVKQTRWAVKCLEEWCAAKDVDINFATISKECLNCILRDFYATVGNGKGQTYGLSSFIGLLAGINHYINDPPLSLSWCLIKNTDFTTRNNVFTGVVKTMRKKGLDTTVHHLAICEEDSNAMKKSLDPGTAGGLVDKVWFDVQLHFGRRGNEGNRQLKPSSFAVKSDENGLKYATLTFNEHPKNHNDPQGKNRESTRGFMYQLPGDPLCPVSSLLKYISHLPPDAEVFYVHPRKNIIYGANEVWYTREPMGVNHLAKMLPRICKQAGTRRYTNHCLRSTTIQMLSDAGLASREIMAVSGHKSETSLQSYWKPKLGDRRKWSNIIADAAAHTTTLKKIKTTDVGQFFNSCNINGNVQININE